A single genomic interval of Lentimicrobium saccharophilum harbors:
- a CDS encoding DUF3795 domain-containing protein: protein MPGYTASVISPCGINCTTCYAFQRSKNRCSGCRNQSGYKPNYCVVCKIVNCERLAMTRSGFCHECDQFPCARLKQLDKRYRNKYHSSLVGNLRDLKTMGPEAYMEREDIRCHCAGCGAVICIHSNVCQQCGLVLPGRI from the coding sequence GTGCCCGGATATACTGCCTCTGTAATCAGCCCCTGCGGCATCAACTGCACCACCTGTTATGCTTTTCAGCGAAGCAAAAACCGCTGTTCAGGCTGCCGAAATCAGTCAGGGTACAAGCCGAATTATTGTGTTGTATGTAAAATTGTCAACTGCGAAAGGCTGGCAATGACCCGTTCAGGCTTCTGCCACGAATGTGATCAGTTTCCCTGTGCCAGGCTGAAGCAACTTGACAAACGCTACCGCAACAAATACCATAGCAGCCTTGTCGGAAATCTCAGGGACCTGAAGACGATGGGACCTGAAGCTTACATGGAGCGGGAAGACATACGCTGTCACTGTGCCGGATGCGGGGCAGTCATCTGCATTCATTCAAATGTCTGTCAGCAATGCGGCCTGGTGCTGCCCGGGCGCATCTGA
- a CDS encoding TerB family tellurite resistance protein, producing the protein MASFGKWIGGGLGWALGGPIGGILGFVFGSIFDSMQSGQYEHKGFTPTQEGDFKVSLLVMIAAIMKADGRIMKSELEYVKRFLLGQFGEQEAERLLLLLREILRQDLDVDEICEQIQENMEYPSRLQLVHFLFGVAAADGEPHAAEADLLKRICLHMGIRQKDFDSIKAMFIRDTGSAYRILEISPDASDDEVKKAYRKMALKYHPDKVAHLGEDVQKAAKEKFQQLNQAYNEIKQQRGFN; encoded by the coding sequence ATGGCATCATTTGGCAAATGGATCGGAGGCGGCCTGGGTTGGGCGCTGGGTGGCCCCATCGGAGGAATTCTTGGTTTTGTGTTCGGATCGATTTTCGACAGCATGCAAAGCGGTCAGTATGAGCACAAAGGATTTACGCCGACCCAGGAAGGAGATTTTAAGGTCAGCCTGCTGGTTATGATTGCCGCCATCATGAAGGCCGATGGCAGGATTATGAAGTCAGAACTGGAATATGTGAAGCGGTTTTTGCTGGGTCAGTTCGGGGAGCAGGAGGCTGAGCGGTTGCTGCTGTTGCTCAGGGAGATACTACGGCAGGATCTGGACGTGGATGAAATCTGCGAGCAGATTCAGGAGAATATGGAATACCCGTCGAGGCTGCAACTGGTCCATTTCCTGTTCGGTGTTGCTGCCGCCGATGGCGAGCCACATGCAGCCGAAGCGGACTTGCTGAAACGCATATGTCTTCACATGGGTATCCGCCAGAAAGATTTCGACTCCATCAAAGCCATGTTTATAAGGGATACCGGCAGCGCTTACCGCATTCTTGAAATCTCCCCCGATGCCAGTGATGATGAGGTGAAGAAAGCTTACCGAAAGATGGCACTTAAATATCATCCTGATAAAGTGGCCCATCTGGGAGAGGATGTGCAGAAGGCGGCAAAAGAGAAATTCCAGCAACTGAACCAGGCTTACAATGAGATCAAGCAGCAGCGCGGATTTAACTGA
- a CDS encoding BT_3928 family protein, with protein sequence MKLLHFISRIIVGFVFIFSGFVKGIDPLGMAYRLEDYFIAWGAEWMMPMALVLSILLSTMEFVMGVVVLFNLKPRVNAWFLMGIMTFFTILTFFDAIYNPVPDCGCFGDAITLTNWQTFYKNLILLGFSILLFFWRKKTRDLYGNLSSYGTALVSAILFAGLCIYCYRHLPLIDFMEWKAGNKMYVENPEPVRYYLTYRNKITGETKEYLSPDYPYNDSVWMSQWEFVDQRVEDPNTFLGHDLQILDAEGNDYTETFIRNPDFQFLLVAWDIEKASSKGLKEMVSFAALAESEGYGFIALTSSLQPEIDSVKAALGLNYDFFLADDIALKTMVRANPGLLVLKDGIVIDKWHYNDFPEYPEFKQDHSSLINTQ encoded by the coding sequence ATGAAGCTGTTGCATTTTATTTCAAGAATCATTGTCGGGTTTGTTTTTATTTTTTCAGGATTTGTAAAAGGAATTGATCCATTGGGAATGGCATACCGGCTTGAAGATTATTTTATCGCCTGGGGTGCCGAATGGATGATGCCAATGGCGCTGGTGCTTTCGATACTGCTCAGCACCATGGAATTCGTGATGGGCGTTGTGGTGCTCTTCAACCTCAAACCCAGGGTAAATGCCTGGTTTCTGATGGGAATAATGACGTTTTTTACCATTCTTACCTTTTTTGATGCTATTTATAATCCGGTGCCCGATTGCGGATGTTTCGGGGATGCCATAACTTTAACAAACTGGCAGACGTTTTATAAAAACCTGATCTTGTTGGGCTTTTCAATCCTGCTTTTTTTCTGGCGGAAGAAAACCAGGGATTTGTACGGCAATTTATCCTCCTACGGAACAGCGCTGGTTTCAGCCATCCTGTTTGCAGGATTATGCATCTATTGCTACAGGCATCTTCCGTTGATAGATTTTATGGAATGGAAGGCCGGCAACAAAATGTATGTTGAGAATCCGGAGCCTGTGAGGTATTATCTGACCTACAGAAATAAAATCACCGGTGAAACAAAGGAATATTTGTCGCCTGATTACCCTTATAATGATTCAGTATGGATGTCGCAGTGGGAGTTTGTTGACCAGCGTGTTGAAGATCCGAACACCTTCCTGGGGCACGATCTGCAGATTCTGGATGCTGAAGGCAACGATTATACGGAAACTTTTATCAGAAACCCTGATTTTCAGTTCCTGCTGGTTGCCTGGGATATTGAAAAGGCGAGCAGTAAGGGCCTGAAAGAAATGGTCTCATTTGCCGCCCTTGCTGAGTCGGAAGGTTATGGTTTTATTGCACTCACCAGCTCGCTGCAGCCGGAGATAGATTCAGTGAAAGCGGCGCTGGGACTGAATTATGATTTCTTTCTTGCCGACGATATCGCGCTTAAAACAATGGTCAGGGCAAATCCCGGACTCCTGGTGCTTAAGGACGGGATTGTTATCGATAAATGGCATTATAACGATTTTCCCGAATATCCGGAATTTAAGCAGGATCATTCAAGCCTGATAAACACCCAGTAA
- the prmA gene encoding 50S ribosomal protein L11 methyltransferase yields MEYIELNCSLPAGETAFAEILMARLGELGFESFEETKEGLLAYIPAHDFDPSILNTEELWPADIEVNYTWRLVPDENWNAIWESNFEPVTIAGRCHIRAPFHPVKSDVEFEIVIEPKMSFGTAHHETTSLMIEVMLETEMAGRRVLDMGCGTGVLAILAAMRRAAEVTAIDNDEWAYQNALENVQRNKQPGINVYQGDAGMLTNLKFDVIIANINRNILLNDMQSYVNCLDSGGLLLMSGFYQEDLQLITGKASALNMLYTGHRVRNNWVVACYTKA; encoded by the coding sequence ATGGAATATATTGAACTGAACTGCAGCCTTCCGGCAGGGGAGACTGCTTTTGCTGAAATCCTGATGGCCCGGTTGGGTGAGCTCGGCTTCGAGAGCTTCGAAGAAACCAAGGAAGGCCTCCTGGCTTACATTCCCGCACATGACTTCGATCCGTCAATACTTAATACAGAGGAGTTGTGGCCTGCAGATATAGAGGTAAACTATACCTGGCGGCTGGTGCCTGATGAGAACTGGAATGCCATTTGGGAATCGAATTTCGAGCCGGTGACCATCGCCGGGCGTTGCCATATCAGGGCGCCGTTCCATCCGGTAAAAAGCGATGTGGAATTCGAGATTGTGATTGAACCGAAAATGTCGTTCGGTACGGCACACCATGAAACCACTTCACTGATGATTGAGGTGATGCTTGAGACTGAAATGGCCGGCAGGAGGGTGCTCGATATGGGCTGCGGTACCGGTGTGCTGGCCATCCTTGCCGCAATGCGCCGGGCTGCAGAAGTGACCGCCATCGACAATGATGAATGGGCTTATCAAAACGCCCTTGAAAATGTTCAAAGAAATAAACAGCCCGGGATAAACGTTTATCAGGGTGATGCCGGCATGCTGACAAACCTGAAGTTTGACGTGATCATTGCCAATATCAACCGGAATATCCTGCTCAACGATATGCAGTCATACGTGAACTGCCTTGATAGCGGCGGATTGCTGCTGATGAGCGGATTTTACCAGGAAGATCTTCAACTGATCACCGGAAAGGCTTCAGCATTAAATATGCTATACACAGGTCACAGGGTCAGGAACAACTGGGTTGTTGCCTGTTATACAAAAGCCTGA
- the tpiA gene encoding triose-phosphate isomerase yields the protein MKKKIVAGNWKMNKTFKEAEDLLFGIADALISGRPDDVEVVVCPPALYLELATDVATEHDFSCGAQNLSEHEAGAYTGEISAAMIRSTGAAYVILGHSERRTYYGEHDQLIGKKILQALRHELIPIYCCGEVLEEREAGRHFQVVEKQISDALSGLDADAFSKVVIAYEPVWAIGTGRTASPEQAQEMHAFIRKVLASHFGEHAANDTTILYGGSCNAANARELFANPDVDGGLIGGASLKAEDFVKIVNSF from the coding sequence ATGAAAAAGAAAATTGTTGCCGGCAACTGGAAAATGAATAAAACTTTTAAGGAGGCAGAGGACCTGCTTTTTGGTATTGCGGATGCATTGATCAGCGGACGCCCTGACGATGTTGAAGTGGTTGTTTGTCCGCCGGCCCTTTACCTTGAACTGGCCACTGATGTTGCCACTGAACATGATTTCAGCTGTGGTGCACAGAACCTGAGCGAACATGAGGCAGGCGCTTATACCGGAGAAATTTCAGCAGCCATGATCCGTTCCACCGGAGCAGCGTATGTAATTCTGGGACATTCCGAACGCCGCACCTATTATGGTGAGCATGACCAGCTGATCGGTAAAAAGATACTGCAGGCGCTCAGGCATGAACTTATCCCCATTTACTGCTGTGGCGAAGTGCTTGAAGAGCGTGAAGCCGGCAGGCATTTCCAGGTTGTTGAAAAACAAATTTCCGATGCTTTGTCAGGACTTGATGCTGATGCATTTTCGAAAGTTGTGATCGCTTATGAACCGGTATGGGCCATCGGAACAGGCCGCACTGCAAGTCCTGAGCAGGCGCAGGAGATGCATGCCTTTATCCGGAAGGTGCTTGCTTCGCATTTTGGTGAACATGCCGCAAACGATACAACCATCTTATATGGCGGTAGCTGTAATGCTGCAAATGCCCGTGAACTCTTTGCCAATCCCGATGTCGATGGCGGCCTGATCGGCGGTGCATCGCTCAAAGCGGAAGACTTTGTTAAGATTGTGAACAGCTTCTGA
- a CDS encoding ABC-F family ATP-binding cassette domain-containing protein yields MNYLLVEQLSKSYGEKELFSEITFGIDQGAKVALIARNGAGKSSLLNIICGKELPDSGAVTFRRDIRWAYLPQNPEMNEDQTIFDILFHAENEFMRTIRDYEYSLNLIKHDDSPEAHRMLENSTSKMELIGGWDYDVRIKEILGRFKIADLDQKIGELSGGQRKKVSLAKALIEETDLLILDEPTNHLDIEMIEWLEDYLTRQNLSLLIVTHDRYFLDHVCDEILELDNNRIYRYKGNYSYFIGKKAEREAIELTETEKAKSLYRTELEWMRRMPQARGTKAKARVDNFYEIQEKANKRVEKDTGPLQVKMTRIGGKILELNNIHKAFGENKVVDNFSYIFKKGEKAGIVGRNGSGKTTLLNMITGSLHPDMGKITTGQTIVFGYYSQEGFQPKEDKRVIDIAKDIAEEMPLGKGRISASAFLSHFNFPHTLQYNYFSSLSGGEKRRLFLLMQLLKNPNFLILDEPTNDLDIHTLNLLEDFLINFEGCLLVVSHDRYFMDKIVDHVFVFGSEGKIKDYYGNYTDYYKLKLAEEARLARQKSPVTPPKAIASIQENKPRKPSYKEKTEFEALDGQIQSLEARKKEILDKMNSGACGPDELEKLSRNYQETESALEEKTNRWLELSELFE; encoded by the coding sequence TTGAATTATCTTCTTGTTGAACAACTCAGTAAATCATACGGAGAGAAAGAACTTTTCTCCGAAATCACTTTTGGAATTGACCAGGGAGCGAAAGTAGCGCTTATTGCCCGCAACGGCGCGGGAAAGAGCAGCCTGCTGAACATTATCTGCGGCAAAGAACTGCCCGACAGCGGCGCAGTAACCTTCCGCCGCGACATCAGGTGGGCCTACCTTCCGCAAAACCCTGAGATGAATGAGGATCAGACGATTTTTGACATTCTCTTCCACGCCGAGAATGAATTCATGCGCACCATCCGTGATTATGAATACAGCCTGAACCTGATTAAACATGATGATTCACCTGAAGCCCACCGCATGCTCGAAAACAGTACCAGCAAAATGGAACTGATCGGCGGATGGGATTACGACGTTAGAATTAAAGAAATTCTCGGGCGGTTTAAAATTGCGGACCTGGATCAGAAAATTGGTGAATTATCGGGAGGTCAGCGCAAGAAAGTTTCGCTTGCCAAAGCGCTGATCGAAGAAACCGACCTTCTGATCCTTGATGAACCTACCAACCATCTGGACATTGAAATGATAGAATGGCTCGAAGACTATCTCACACGTCAGAACCTGAGCCTGCTGATTGTTACCCACGACCGCTACTTCCTCGACCACGTCTGCGATGAGATCCTTGAGCTCGACAACAACAGAATTTACCGTTACAAGGGCAACTATTCCTATTTCATCGGGAAAAAAGCCGAACGCGAAGCCATTGAACTTACGGAAACGGAAAAAGCCAAAAGCCTCTACCGTACAGAACTCGAGTGGATGAGGCGTATGCCCCAGGCGCGCGGTACCAAAGCGAAAGCAAGGGTTGACAACTTTTACGAAATTCAGGAAAAAGCCAATAAAAGGGTTGAAAAGGATACCGGGCCCCTCCAGGTGAAAATGACGCGGATCGGCGGTAAAATACTGGAATTAAATAATATACATAAAGCTTTCGGAGAAAATAAGGTTGTTGACAATTTCTCCTATATCTTCAAAAAAGGAGAAAAAGCCGGGATTGTCGGCCGCAATGGTTCCGGCAAGACTACCCTGCTTAATATGATTACCGGCAGCCTGCATCCGGATATGGGAAAGATTACCACTGGGCAGACGATTGTTTTCGGATACTATTCCCAGGAGGGCTTTCAGCCCAAAGAGGACAAGCGGGTGATTGACATTGCCAAAGATATAGCAGAAGAGATGCCGCTGGGCAAAGGCCGCATTTCCGCTTCGGCCTTCCTTTCACACTTCAATTTTCCCCATACGCTGCAGTATAATTATTTCTCCAGTCTCAGCGGCGGGGAGAAACGCAGGTTATTTCTGCTGATGCAACTGCTGAAAAATCCCAACTTTCTGATTCTCGACGAGCCGACCAACGACCTGGATATTCATACACTCAACCTGCTCGAAGATTTCCTGATCAACTTCGAAGGTTGCCTGTTGGTGGTTTCGCACGACCGGTATTTTATGGATAAAATTGTGGATCATGTATTTGTTTTCGGGAGTGAGGGAAAAATCAAGGATTATTACGGAAACTACACCGATTACTACAAACTAAAGCTTGCTGAAGAAGCCCGGCTGGCGCGGCAGAAAAGCCCGGTGACGCCCCCGAAAGCAATCGCATCGATTCAGGAGAACAAACCCCGGAAACCAAGTTATAAGGAAAAAACCGAGTTTGAAGCACTCGACGGGCAGATTCAATCGCTCGAAGCGCGCAAGAAAGAGATCCTGGACAAAATGAACAGCGGTGCCTGCGGGCCTGACGAACTGGAAAAACTCAGCCGGAATTATCAGGAAACGGAAAGCGCCCTTGAAGAGAAAACCAACCGGTGGCTGGAACTCAGCGAATTATTTGAATAA
- the plsY gene encoding glycerol-3-phosphate 1-O-acyltransferase PlsY, protein MINAEVLVAALLAYLLGSIPTSVWVGKWFFNLDIRTQGSGNAGATNTIRVFGLKAGLPVLVFDVFKAWLAVTLSYWLGNDSFTANQEVIYRIILGGLAVIGHVYPVFAGFRGGKGVASLVGVVIALFPAAFLVILVFFILVFLVTRIVSVSSMSSALVFPFVVIFVFDEKSLPLIILAVAVALFVPYTHRENIKRLINGTEKKFDFGKNRITKENG, encoded by the coding sequence ATGATCAATGCTGAAGTTTTAGTTGCTGCACTACTGGCATACCTGCTGGGATCCATCCCGACATCAGTATGGGTTGGGAAGTGGTTCTTTAATCTGGATATCCGCACCCAGGGGAGCGGAAATGCCGGAGCCACCAATACAATCAGGGTATTCGGACTGAAGGCGGGCCTGCCTGTTCTTGTGTTTGATGTGTTTAAAGCCTGGCTGGCCGTAACCTTGTCATATTGGCTCGGGAACGACAGTTTTACCGCCAATCAGGAAGTAATATACAGGATCATACTAGGCGGTCTGGCAGTGATCGGGCATGTTTATCCGGTTTTTGCCGGATTCCGCGGCGGAAAGGGTGTTGCCTCGCTGGTAGGTGTGGTTATTGCATTGTTTCCGGCTGCTTTCCTTGTGATACTGGTCTTTTTTATCCTGGTGTTTCTTGTCACCCGAATCGTTTCAGTTTCCTCGATGAGCAGCGCACTGGTCTTTCCCTTTGTCGTGATCTTTGTTTTTGATGAAAAAAGCCTTCCGCTGATCATACTTGCGGTAGCTGTTGCCCTGTTCGTACCTTATACCCACCGCGAAAATATCAAAAGGCTGATCAACGGAACCGAGAAGAAATTTGACTTCGGCAAAAACCGGATAACAAAAGAAAATGGTTAA
- a CDS encoding YkgJ family cysteine cluster protein: MRSSSSADLTDLKIVEADVPRPEQLKTLFRANQSLLLKATKRLAKINPRSLDSAVHSMHDQAFGFYDCLLCANCCRSISPAIRYSDVDDMAKKLRIKPSEVVEKYLRTDSDGDFVFHSAPCPFIDGDNYCSIYSHRPKACREYPHTDRSRFYQLLKLSLKNAEICPVVYAILLKLSAV, translated from the coding sequence ATGAGATCAAGCAGCAGCGCGGATTTAACTGATCTGAAGATCGTTGAAGCCGATGTCCCCCGGCCTGAACAACTCAAAACTTTATTTCGCGCCAATCAATCCCTGTTGCTGAAAGCCACAAAGAGACTGGCAAAAATCAATCCGCGGTCACTGGATTCCGCGGTTCATTCCATGCATGATCAGGCCTTTGGTTTTTACGATTGCCTTTTGTGTGCCAACTGCTGCCGCAGCATCAGCCCTGCCATCCGCTACAGCGATGTGGATGATATGGCAAAAAAGCTGAGGATAAAACCTTCGGAAGTCGTTGAGAAATATCTGAGAACAGACAGCGACGGGGATTTTGTATTTCATTCGGCTCCCTGTCCGTTTATTGACGGGGATAACTATTGCAGCATTTACAGTCACCGGCCGAAAGCGTGCAGGGAATATCCGCATACCGACCGCAGCCGGTTTTACCAGTTGCTTAAGCTTTCGTTGAAAAATGCAGAGATATGTCCGGTAGTTTACGCCATTCTGCTTAAGCTGAGCGCCGTTTAA
- a CDS encoding cold-shock protein: protein MPTGKVKFFNERKGFGFIIDDETQHDVFVHATGLTEKVNENDLVSFEIAEDKRGKKAVDVKKI, encoded by the coding sequence ATGCCTACCGGTAAAGTTAAATTCTTCAATGAGCGCAAAGGCTTTGGTTTTATTATCGACGATGAAACCCAGCATGATGTTTTTGTTCATGCCACAGGCCTTACCGAGAAAGTAAATGAAAATGATCTCGTTTCTTTCGAAATTGCCGAGGACAAAAGAGGAAAGAAAGCTGTTGACGTTAAAAAGATTTAG
- a CDS encoding ABC transporter permease, giving the protein MHRFILKRLYYGLFVLFGVITLVFLLFNVLPGDPARMMLGQRADMASVEAINRELGLDRPLMVQYLGFLNDLSPVSLHSVADHSSMWFPDSARYAPFITLVSAGDARVLLKKPYLRRSYQSKRKVSEIISQAFPNTMLLALVAMGFAAIAGIFTGIVSAVRKGSWIDRVSLIVSVFGMSLPSFFAAILMAWIFAFVLADFTGLNMFGSLFTVDDFGRGEYLDLKNLILPALTLGIRPLAVISGLTRNSMLEVLSQDYIRTARAKGLSYYRVITRHALRNALNPVVTAVSGWFASLMAGAVFVEYVFDWKGIGVVIVNGLEKYDFPVVMGAVLFIAVMLVIINIFVDIIYGLLDPRVRLA; this is encoded by the coding sequence ATGCACAGATTTATTCTGAAAAGATTGTATTACGGATTATTTGTGCTTTTTGGGGTAATTACCCTGGTTTTTCTGCTTTTTAATGTACTTCCGGGTGATCCGGCAAGGATGATGCTGGGGCAGCGGGCCGATATGGCTTCGGTGGAAGCCATCAACAGGGAACTGGGGCTTGACCGGCCGCTTATGGTTCAGTATCTCGGGTTTCTGAATGATCTTTCTCCGGTTTCATTACATAGTGTTGCGGATCATTCGTCGATGTGGTTTCCCGACAGTGCTCGTTATGCGCCGTTTATCACATTGGTTTCTGCCGGTGATGCCAGGGTACTGCTCAAAAAGCCCTACCTGAGGCGTTCCTATCAGAGTAAGCGTAAGGTTTCGGAGATCATTTCGCAGGCATTTCCGAATACCATGCTGCTGGCCTTGGTGGCCATGGGCTTTGCTGCCATTGCGGGAATATTTACCGGAATTGTTTCAGCCGTCCGCAAAGGTTCCTGGATCGACCGTGTTTCGCTGATTGTTTCCGTTTTCGGGATGTCATTGCCTTCCTTTTTTGCTGCAATCCTGATGGCGTGGATATTTGCCTTTGTGCTGGCTGATTTCACCGGTCTGAATATGTTCGGTTCTCTTTTTACGGTGGATGATTTCGGGCGGGGTGAATACCTGGACCTGAAGAACCTGATCCTGCCGGCCCTGACCCTCGGCATCAGACCACTTGCCGTGATTTCCGGGCTTACGCGAAATTCGATGCTTGAAGTGCTTTCGCAGGATTATATCCGGACTGCCAGGGCAAAAGGGCTGAGCTATTACAGGGTGATTACCCGCCATGCCCTCCGCAATGCATTGAATCCCGTGGTTACTGCTGTCTCGGGATGGTTTGCCTCGTTGATGGCCGGGGCTGTCTTTGTGGAATACGTGTTTGACTGGAAAGGGATAGGGGTTGTTATCGTGAACGGTCTTGAGAAGTATGATTTCCCCGTGGTAATGGGTGCCGTACTTTTCATTGCAGTGATGTTGGTGATTATTAATATTTTTGTGGATATTATTTACGGTCTGCTTGATCCGCGCGTGAGGCTGGCCTGA
- the dnaN gene encoding DNA polymerase III subunit beta, translating to MRFIVSSQSLLKSLQSISGVLNSSNTLPILDDFLFELNGSTLKITASDLETTMTVTVETNMADDEGSVAIPAKILLELLKTYGETPMTFTVDNALGIEIAADEAKFRIAGHNADEFPRAPRMESVSALDLPADLLLTAINKTIFATGNDDLRPAMSGVYCDLSTDSVIFVATDAHKLVRYKRSDVSAENNSTFIMPKKPLNQLKGILPSDTTPVSIEYNDTNARFTFKNIDLVCRLIEGRYPNYEAVIPSDNPNTLIADRLSLITTLRRASFFANKSTNQIRLTITGQELFVDAEDIDFAHESRQRLSCNYSGEDMEIGFNSRFLVEMLTNLSTENIRLEMSAPNRAGILRPVEGENPAEDILMLVMPVMLNS from the coding sequence ATGAGATTCATAGTATCAAGCCAGAGCCTGCTCAAAAGCCTGCAGTCAATCAGCGGCGTATTAAATTCAAGCAATACACTGCCCATCCTTGATGACTTTTTGTTTGAACTCAATGGCAGCACGCTGAAAATTACCGCCTCGGACCTGGAAACAACCATGACGGTTACCGTTGAAACCAATATGGCTGATGATGAGGGCTCAGTGGCGATTCCTGCAAAAATTCTGCTTGAGCTTCTGAAGACTTACGGTGAAACCCCGATGACATTCACGGTTGACAACGCACTCGGAATTGAAATTGCCGCCGATGAAGCCAAATTCAGGATTGCCGGGCACAATGCAGATGAGTTTCCCCGCGCACCCCGTATGGAAAGCGTTTCAGCGCTTGATTTGCCGGCTGACCTGCTGCTTACGGCCATCAACAAAACTATTTTCGCTACCGGAAACGACGATCTCAGGCCGGCGATGTCAGGAGTTTACTGTGATCTTTCAACTGACTCGGTCATCTTTGTTGCCACCGATGCCCACAAGCTGGTAAGGTATAAACGCTCCGATGTAAGCGCTGAGAACAATTCTACCTTTATTATGCCCAAAAAGCCGCTGAATCAGCTGAAAGGAATCCTGCCCTCTGATACCACCCCGGTGAGTATAGAATACAACGATACCAATGCACGTTTCACCTTTAAAAACATTGATCTGGTCTGCCGCCTGATCGAGGGACGTTATCCTAATTATGAAGCTGTTATTCCTTCAGATAACCCGAATACGCTGATAGCTGACCGTCTCTCCCTGATCACTACCCTGCGCCGCGCATCTTTCTTTGCAAACAAATCCACCAACCAGATCCGGCTGACCATCACCGGGCAGGAACTTTTCGTGGATGCCGAGGATATTGATTTTGCCCATGAATCACGGCAGCGGCTGAGCTGTAACTACAGCGGTGAGGATATGGAAATTGGTTTTAATTCACGGTTCCTTGTGGAAATGCTCACCAACCTCAGTACAGAAAATATCCGTCTGGAAATGTCAGCGCCTAACCGCGCCGGAATTCTCCGCCCCGTGGAAGGTGAAAATCCGGCAGAGGATATCCTGATGCTGGTAATGCCGGTGATGCTGAATTCATAA